From the genome of Acyrthosiphon pisum isolate AL4f unplaced genomic scaffold, pea_aphid_22Mar2018_4r6ur Scaffold_20960;HRSCAF=22641, whole genome shotgun sequence, one region includes:
- the LOC100164774 gene encoding putative nuclease HARBI1, producing MEIQNIVDLITSTDSSDNEFEPQVRRPRVFKERRNYLLTMNNEEFKKRFRLSKNAVVHIIDQIRDKIAHRTDRNNAVSPENQVLLTLRFYALGTIYQAVGDFVGVSTATAGRIIPRVTHEIAKMRKDIIRMPSTQEEINQAKLNFFSIAKFPRVIGVIDCTHVKILSPGGDNAEIFRNRKGYFSINVQIVAGADLKIKNIVARWPGSAHDSNIFSNSRIRAQFEDNMFGDALLLGDSGYGVSNYMMTILNEPRTEGEQLYNESLIRTRNTVERLFGVLKRRFPIISLGIKSSLELTQGIIVACAVLHNIARDFNEEELEFEEDCEVQRFQHYIVKDKKNGLE from the exons atggaaattcaaaatattgttgacCTTATTACTTCAACTGATAGTTCTGACAATGAGTTTGAACCCCAAGTTAGACGCCCACGTGTATTTAAAGAAAGACGcaattatttacttactatGAATAACGAGGAGTTTAAAAAACGATTTCGATTATCCAAAAATGCAGTGGTTCACATTATAGACCAAATCCGAGACAAAATTGCACATCGAACAGATCG GAATAATGCGGTATCACCTGAAAATCAAGTACTCTTGACACTAAGATTTTATGCATTGGGGACAATTTATCAAGCAGTAGGAGATTTTGTGGGTGTTAGCACGGCAACTGCTGGAAGAATTATACCCAGAGTTACTCATGAGATAGCTAAGATGAGAAAAGATATTATACGCATGCCTTCTACCCAAGAAGAAATTAATCAAgctaaacttaattttttttcaatcgcTAAATTTCCCAGAGTTATTGGTGTAATTGACTGCACACATGTAAAAATTTTATCTCCAGGGGGAGATAATGCAGAAATTTTTCGAAACCGAAAAGGATACTTTTCTATCAACGTACAAATTGTTGCTGGAGctgatctaaaaattaaaaatatagttgctCGATGGCCGGGCTCAGCACACGACAGTAACATATTTTCGAACTCCCGAATCAGAGCCCAATTTGAAGACAATATGTTTGGAGACGCATTATTGCTTGGAGATAGTGGGTATGGAGTAAGCAATTATATGatgacaattttaaatgaacCTAGAACTGAAGGAGAACAATTGTACAATGAATCACTGATTAGGACAAGAAATACAGTTGAAAGACTTTTTGGTGTGTTAAAAAGACGATTTCCTATTATTTCACTTGGGATAAAATCATCTCTAGAATTAACACAAGGAATTATTGTGGCTTGTgctgtattacataatatagcacGTGATTTCAATGAAGAAGAATTAGAATTTGAAGAAG ATTGTGAAGTACAACGTTTTcaacattatattgttaaagaTAAGAAAAATGGccttgaataa
- the LOC103309355 gene encoding zinc finger BED domain-containing protein 4-like, with protein sequence MFERTVELESSIRGTLGLLDNPPEGLSVEEWKVTRELCIVLRPFEEATRAVSGDKYMTASLVIILSEGLKNVCNQLQKENYHPRVNKVVEKLLSEMQDRDRWGCIISSKTLAHCTFLDPRFKNIPFTGNLLQTIKSDIIEKTASIISDNRTDNEVQPTSTATSTENEKGFSIWSSIDSKVAQVQPTGTNTSRAIIEVQRYLEDAIQNRNTDALKWWKDSKYNYPYLSQLARKTLCCLGTSVPCERVFSKAGLLISDHRSRLSSNKV encoded by the coding sequence ATGTTTGAGCGTACGGTTGAACTTGAAAGCTCTATTCGTGGAACTCTAGGTTTGTTAGATAACCCTCCTGAAGGACTAAGTGTCGAAGAATGGAAAGTAACGAGAGAACTTTGCATAGTGTTACGACCTTTTGAAGAGGCTACAAGAGCTGTAAGTGGAGATAAATACATGACAGCTtctttagtaattatattatcagaagggcttaaaaatgtatgcaaCCAACtccaaaaagaaaattaccatCCAAGAGTAAACAAAGttgtagaaaaattattatctgaAATGCAGGATAGAGATCGTTGGGGTTGCATTATTAGTAGTAAGACTTTGGCCCACTGTACATTCCTCGATCcgcgttttaaaaatatcccgTTTACTGGAAATCTCCTGCAAACAATTAAAAGTGACATTATAGAAAAAACTGCATCAATAATATCAGATAACAGGACAGACAATGAAGTGCAACCTACATCTACCGCTACATCAACAGAAAATGAAAAAGGTTTTTCAATTTGGAGTTCGATTGACTCAAAAGTGGCCCAAGTTCAACCTACAGGAACCAACACCTCTAGAGCTATTATAGAGGTACAAAGGTACTTAGAAGATGCCATACAGAATCGCAATACTGATGCATTAAAATGGTGGAAGGATAGCAAGTATAATTATCCATATTTGAGTCAGCTTGCCAGAAAAACACTTTGCTGTCTTGGTACATCGGTGCCCTGTGAACGCGTGTTTTCAAAAGCTGGGTTACTTATCAGTGACCATCGAAGTAGACTTAGCAGCAATAAAGTATAA
- the LOC103309359 gene encoding protein ALP1-like, with protein MSSSNYLQLLQMMELLRMNLKQQNKRRNKLRRLVIKKRRDFKIKLCDDLKKMNLHYRQQLLDSYRLSIGPLLNGPRIRSLWMKKRSSDWWLEIVNVQFRKEDWIENFHMTKETFEKIVKELTIHLQPNCLPVRAPVAIDKKIAMTIYKLASCCEYRIVGNAFGVHKSTVKKCFYQVVKAINTVLLSKYVKFPDENEALRIANAVEKKTGMVQVIGMIDGTHIPILAPVNGRLDYINRKGWTSLICQAVVDHEYKFTDICCKFPGSVHDAAVLKSSNLYNYAHQKIPSIKKNIDGVDVPYFLLGDPAYPLLPWLMKGYTGSVSIEEDNFNTYLSSARMAVENAFGRLKGRWRCLQKRIDIHHSFVPSVVSCCVTLHNIIEMEHDHFNTTWLRNVEDSDVVYPQPSAHNQCNKS; from the exons ATGTCTTCTTCTAACTATTTACAATTGTTACAAATGATGGAATTACTACGaatgaatttaaaacaacaaaataaaagacGTAACAAACTGAGacgcttagttataaaaaagcGAAGGGACTTCAAAATTAAGTTATGTGATgacttgaaaaaaatgaatctaCATTATCGTCAACAATTACTTGATAGCTATAGATTAAGTATTGGACCTTTATTAAATGGACCACGTATAAGGAGTTTATGGATGAAAAAACGTTCTAGTGACTGGTGGCTGGAAATAGTTAATGTCCAGTTTAGAAAAGAAGACTGGATTGAAAATTTTCATATGACAAAAGAAACATTTGAAAAGATTGTCAA AGAACTAACAATTCATCTGCAACCAAATTGTTTGCCTGTAAGAGCGCCTGTTGCAATTGACAAGAAAATTGCAATGACTATTTACAAATTGGCAAGTTGTTGTGAGTACAGGATAGTAGGAAATGCTTTTGGAGTGCACAAAAGcacagttaaaaaatgtttttaccaagTGGTCAAAGCCATAAATACTGTACTTCTATCCAAGTATGTGAAGTTTCCTGATGAAAACGAAGCTTTACGTATAGCAAATGCTGTGGAAAAAAAAACTGGGATGGTACAG gttATTGGTATGATAGATGGAACACACATTCCAATATTAGCTCCAGTTAATGGTAGATTAGACTACATTAACAGAAAAGGTTGGACCTCACTCATTTGCCAAGCAGTGGTAGATCACGAATATAA atttaCTGATATATGTTGCAAATTTCCGGGAAGTGTACATGATGCTGCTGTTTTAAAAAgctcaaatttatataattacgcTCATCAAAAAATAccttcaattaaaaaaaatattgatggtgTAGATGTACCTTATTTTTTGCTCGGTGATCCAGCATATCCACTCCTTCCATGGTTAATGAAAG gatATACTGGTAGTGTAAGCATTGAGGAAGACAATTTCAACACATATTTAAGTTCGGCACGTATGGCAGTTGAAAATGCTTTTGGAAGGTTAAAAGGTAGATGGAGATGCCTACAAAAAAGGATTGATATTCACCATAGTTTTGTTCCATCTGTTGTATCTTGTTGTGTCacactacacaatattattgaaatggAGCATGATCATTTTAATACCACATGGTTAAGAAATGTTGAAGACTCAGATGTAGTTTACCCTCAGCCCTCAGCCCACAACCAGTGTAACAAATCGTAG
- the LOC107883639 gene encoding zinc finger BED domain-containing protein DAYSLEEPER-like: protein MIQAEAECGCITTDCWTSRSNMGYIAITFYFIDKNFSLKSVLLGCHEFSESHTGLNLSIKIKMTLEEWDLEKNICFAVSDNANNIKSALPKLELKHFGCFAHTLNLIVQGALRIEFNLIEKNDCDPFQKKYICK from the coding sequence ATGATACAAGCTGAAGCTGAATGTGGTTGCATTACTACTGATTGCTGGACATCCAGGAGTAATATGGGTTATATcgctattacattttattttattgacaaaaatttCAGTCTGAAATCTGTTTTGCTTGGTTGCCATGAATTTTCTGAAAGCCACACAGGTTtaaatttaagcataaaaataaaaatgacattaGAAGAATGggatttagaaaaaaacatttgttttgcaGTATCAGATAACGCAAACAACATAAAAAGTGCTTTACCCAAACTTGAGTTAAAACATTTTGGATGCTTTGCTCACACGTTAAATTTGATTGTTCAAGGGGCTTTAAGAATTGAATTTAACCTTATAGAAAAAAACGATTGTGACCCATTTCAGAAAAAGTACATCtgcaaataa